From Kamptonema formosum PCC 6407, a single genomic window includes:
- a CDS encoding pentapeptide repeat-containing protein, with translation MISSIRQHIYTFLFSLVLFVAVSLVAIAINPVPALALDYNREALVGADFSGRDLTDAQFTKANLRNSNFSNANLQGVSFFAANMEDANFEGANLRGATLDLARMIKVNLTNAILEGAFAYNTKFERAIVDGADFTDILIRDDMVEKLCKVARGTNPVTGRNTRETLFCD, from the coding sequence ATGATTTCTAGTATTCGCCAACATATTTATACCTTCTTGTTCAGTTTAGTTCTCTTTGTCGCTGTCAGCTTGGTAGCAATTGCTATTAATCCAGTACCGGCCTTGGCTCTAGATTACAATAGAGAAGCCCTAGTCGGTGCTGATTTCTCAGGGCGCGATCTCACTGACGCGCAATTTACCAAGGCAAATCTCCGCAACAGTAATTTTAGCAATGCAAATTTGCAGGGTGTAAGCTTTTTCGCTGCAAATATGGAAGATGCTAATTTTGAGGGCGCTAATCTTAGGGGGGCGACTTTAGATTTAGCTCGGATGATTAAAGTGAATTTAACTAATGCGATCCTTGAGGGAGCTTTTGCTTACAATACCAAGTTTGAACGGGCGATCGTTGACGGTGCTGACTTTACGGATATCCTCATCCGCGATGATATGGTAGAAAAGTTGTGTAAAGTGGCGCGAGGAACTAATCCGGTTACTGGTAGGAACACTCGCGAAACTCTGTTTTGTGATTAG
- a CDS encoding ABC transporter substrate-binding protein — translation MKQLAIALGFFSGVSITLIGCSREPPNPQSSTESSSELSSVAVAVRDLGNPFFVQVGKGAEAEAKKLGGPNTRTTLVSSGDDLNQQFNQIENFIASKVSMIILNAADSKGIAPAVEKAKQAGIPIVAVDTAADGGVDATVTSNNVQAGEVSCQYIADRLKGQGSVVIINGPPVASVIERVQGCENVFSKYPGIKVLSKTQNAEGSRDGGLRVMSDLLTSFPKIDAVFAINDPCAIGAELAAKQSQRDEFFIVGVDGAPEALDALKQNNSLFVATAAQDPFRMAAKAVEVGNDIRKGKKPADPTILIPVKLITRENVNEHKGWTSE, via the coding sequence GTGAAACAATTAGCAATCGCCTTGGGGTTTTTTAGTGGGGTAAGTATTACTCTGATCGGTTGCTCAAGAGAACCCCCTAACCCTCAGAGTAGCACAGAAAGTAGTTCTGAACTTTCATCCGTTGCAGTAGCAGTTCGCGACCTCGGCAACCCCTTCTTCGTGCAAGTTGGTAAAGGTGCAGAGGCCGAAGCAAAGAAACTAGGGGGGCCGAACACAAGAACAACTCTCGTTTCCAGTGGGGACGATTTAAATCAGCAATTTAACCAAATTGAAAACTTTATTGCCTCAAAAGTCAGCATGATTATACTCAATGCTGCTGACAGTAAAGGCATCGCTCCCGCTGTAGAAAAAGCTAAGCAAGCAGGCATTCCCATAGTGGCAGTTGATACCGCCGCTGATGGAGGTGTTGATGCCACAGTTACTTCAAATAACGTCCAAGCTGGTGAAGTAAGCTGTCAATATATAGCCGATCGCTTAAAGGGTCAAGGCAGTGTTGTAATTATCAACGGGCCTCCTGTCGCTTCAGTAATTGAGCGAGTCCAAGGGTGCGAGAATGTATTCTCTAAATATCCTGGGATTAAGGTTCTTTCCAAAACTCAAAATGCAGAAGGTAGCCGCGATGGTGGGTTGAGAGTCATGAGCGATTTGCTCACTTCCTTCCCAAAAATTGATGCTGTTTTTGCAATTAATGACCCTTGTGCTATTGGCGCAGAACTAGCGGCTAAACAGTCACAACGAGATGAATTCTTTATTGTTGGTGTCGATGGCGCACCTGAAGCTCTCGATGCGCTCAAGCAGAACAATAGCTTATTTGTAGCTACAGCAGCTCAAGACCCATTTCGCATGGCAGCCAAGGCTGTTGAGGTGGGAAATGATATTCGGAAAGGAAAGAAGCCTGCCGACCCAACAATTCTAATTCCAGTCAAACTCATTACTCGTGAAAACGTTAACGAGCATAAAGGCTGGACAAGCGAATAA